TTTTTTACATAGAGATTGTCTAATATGGTTTATctgattaatataatttatagtCTATTGTGTTAGTCCGCGAGTTTATCAAACGTGCATCGAAGGGAAGCAATTGTCGATTGTCatgttattaaaaaaatacGAAATAGATAAATTATACAACTCTATATTTCTATGAAGGTTGCGTTTCGTTGGGTTGATAGATAAATAATGTGTAGATTATTAAAATATTGAGTAGAATgttgaataatattttgtaaataatggtatgtttgatttgattgattgaattTGAGATAACATTATATATGAAACCATTAATCaatacaaataaaattaaaaaaaacgataacgttatattttttattaattgattTGGATGTATGTCACAAACATTACATACAGGGACGGATCCAGGAATAAGAGTTGGGGGGGACTTGAACTCAATATgataagttatatattattaaaaaaaaattacattataTCGTTCAACGAAGTTGTGCCGTACgtgattttaaaacataaaattcatcaataataGAATTTACATCAATATGTTTAGCTAAGAAATTCATCAATAGAGTGTCAAACAATCAGCAAGAAATTCATCTTCCATTTTATTGCGAAGTGTCGTCTTCACATGCTTCATTGCTGAAAAACCCCGCTCAATAGTGCTGGTAGACACAGgtaatgtcaaaacaagatgaaTCAATCTAGTCAACATAACGTAAACATTTGACCGTCCACTCTCAGTCAATTGCTGACACAACTCAACAAGTGTAGAAATCTTTAAATTCTGCATCACATCAAGTTTATAATGTATCAATTCATACTCCAAAGCAACAATTTCTTGATCTGTGAAATCTCCAGGATAAAACTTCGTTGCAAGCTTGCAAATATCATCACTGTTAAATGAGTCAAATGAATTTTTAGGATCTAAAGCTGTACTAAGAGAAAGAAGTTCCACCGATGACTCATTGAACCGAGTATTTAACTCCATCAAAATGAAATCTATTGctgcattaaaaacatcaaagtgATAATGATGTTCTATTGTAGTTTGCCGACAGGAACGTCCAATCTTATATAGACAATCAAGGTCAGGCACATCAATTTCATTTCTTGAGCAAAAAACTTTAACTTCATGAAGAAATTCGTTCCACCCACATTCTCTAAATTCTTGAAGGCTAGTTTTGGTAGTAGTGACAAATGTAATAGCAGTCAAAATGTCttgagattttctttgaagaatttGACAAAGAGCATCTGTTGTTATcataattttatgcattaagtgcaaaataaacacaaattcaaaGCTTGCCATGTTTCTGTAAATCCCCCGAACTTCAGCCTTAGCTCTTCCATTTGGAGAATGATCACTGAGAACTTCAAAAACTTTGCAAGTTGCAGTGTACATACCTATCAAGCTTTTTACCGAATCATAGTGAGAACTCCAACGAGTAGCTCCTGCTCGTTGCAAATTACCAATCTGGTCTGCACCACTTCCAGAATCATGTTCTCCAATTGACAACATATACTCAATTTCATTTCTTTGTGCAGTATGTAATTCAACAATGCATTTAGTAGAAGAAGTGACAATATTAACAATATTAACAATATTGTCCAAATGAGAAAAGAATTCTCAAATAACACTAACATCCTTAGCTGCAGAAACCAATGTCACTTGTAAACGATGTGCAAAACAGTAGACATAGTATGCATAGGgacaatctttgagaaataatgCTTGAAGTCCATTCCACGCTCCACGCATATTGCTAGCACCATCATATCCTCGGCCTCTGATTTTCTTAACATGGAGATCATGATGAACAAGAACATTTGATATCTCatttttcaaattcattgaGGTAGTGTCACTAACACTTTTGATGGcaaaaaatctttctttcaaaatCCCATGATTGTTCACAAACCTCAATATAATGGTCATTTGCTCTCGTTTAGATATATCTCGGGCTTCATCAACAAGAATACAAAAGTATttatctccaacttcttcacgAACCATCTGCTGTACTTTATTGGCCATAATATGTAAAATCTCTTTCTGAATTTCTGGAGCGATATATTGGGTATTTTTTGGAGCATTCTCAAGCACAACTTCATCAATTTCTGTATTCATTTTTGCAAAAGCCTTCaccaattcaagaaaatttccacGATTAGCTGAAGATAGAGATTCATCGTTACCTCTAAACGCACAACCTTGAAGTGCTAGCCAATGAACAGCTACAAATGAGGTGCTCAAACGCAGacgatttttctctttttcctctTTAGATTGTGCATGCATCACTTTATCAATATGTTGTGAGGGCCTcatcaaattttcagcccttctcTCACATATAGTATGAGGCGAAGAAGCTGCAGAACCAATATGGGCAAGAAAAGCACATGTTTTTCCTTGTTTTACTCTTTTCCAATTGTCAAATCATCATTGACCAATGCCGAGATATTAGATGAATTAACATCATTTAGGAAAATaaaacaatagaaacaatatgccttatttgttgaaggCGAATACACCAACCAATAAAATTTATGAAACCATTTTTTCTGAAAACGACGATTCTGACTTCCAAATTTTGTACCTGGATACTCCAACATATCTGGTTGATAAGGCCCCATATTTAGATATGAACGTCTTATCTCATCTCGTACATTAACATTATATTCACATATCTGTTTTTTTTTCCCGGATCTCGTTCAATACAAGTAGATGATGACTGATGATCGTCTCTAGGAGAGGAACATGAAGGAATTTGGATATTGGGAAATGGAAGACTTTCACTGGATTGATGCTGCATTGTAAGGACTGTAGAAATTGAAGTATCTTCACTTGCTTGACGATCTCTCTTCTTAAAGAAAGAGGATATCaatgtttttcctttctttgcaGCAGATTGATGTTCCATTTTGAAATAGTTCAAgttataatcctaaacaagtaataaaataattatcaacAAATAAACAACTAATTGTCAACCAATAActcaacaacaaacaatcaaGACTCAAGAATCAAACTTTGTGCGAGAAGAATTTAATGAGCAAATGTAGTAGTTTACTTAATTAAATGTCATGGTGAATCaccaaaacatttaattaattaattggtgAATTATTAAGAATGGAGCTAACCCACTCTCGAAAAATACACAGATACACACGTAAAGGCCACTGGTCATAAATTAATTGAGTAGGATGAAATCTCTAactgaaatttttaaataacTCATAAATTTCCTCATTATAAAAACAGGTTTAGTAAATTAATTTGTTTGAAccagaagagaaaaaaaaaatacaaaaagaatcGTACATATTCCAGGCTTTTACCAACCCAATGAAACATAATTACCCTATGTTACCTTTCACTGCTTTGACACTTGGTCAATCAGTTCATAAACGTTAATGACATTATGAAACAATCAAAAGAAACATGAGATTATAATTTAAAGTAACTCTGCTTCTAAACCTCCTCGGTTGACAACTTTGGAAGAAAAAGATGGTGAGGGATCATAGGGACATTCTTTTTACAGAGTGTACAATAGCTTCCCTCACATTTTAAGGAGAATAGACTTTATTGACATAATTGTAACAACAGTCACCTCCAAAACCAGGATGCCAGAACCTTATCCTATATTGTATTTCCGTAGTTTATCAGAGTTATGCATCTAATATCAAGCAATTTAGAATTGAATGCTATTCAACTCCCAGATACTTAACAAAACTACCATTTACACAAATCCATCACGAGCACAATTAAAAGGCCTCGATTAGCTCGCAATTCTTTGAACCACTCCATCCAATTTCTCTATAAATACACATACATGCCTCAGATTTTCACAGCACAGATTTTTCGTCCTAAATAAAAAGGTGATCGGCATTTCATCAAACAGGTCATGGTCAACAGAGAAAAAGGCAACCAAGAAACCACAAATCAGAGAAACCATcaaaaacaaaatcaaacaTATATAGCCGATTCTTACCTGGATTGTTGCCCTGCCGGATGAGAAATTCGATTTCTTGCTGAGTCCGATTGCGCTTCTTTCTCTGGCTAAAGGAGTTGGGAGAGATTTTGTAGAAGTGAGGTGGGCCAAAATTTTGTAGAATTGAGGTGGGTCGAAATTGGGTTGGGCTGGGCTGGTCTGGACTATTTTAACTAAGTATTAAAAAAAAGTGGGCTGGGCTACAGCCCTGTACAGCCCAACAATACATCCGCCCCTGATTACATATTTATTatcatcatatttttctaaCAATATGTGTATATacgattattttattttgatggaATCAATTTGAATCTTAAAATTGAAGCACATTAGGAGTCTGTAAGAGGATTATTTGTTTGGTATATGGCTCATTGGCTTGGGTTTCAAAACACGTATATGAATCATAATCATGATAATTAACAAATTGAGTTCATTCATAAAATTTTGTTAcagtttttaattattaatcagacAATTATATGCAATTATATTAAATACGTAATTTATAGAGATAGATAtgtgaaattttgaatttttaaagtgGATGATATATTGTATTTATGAGTaagttatattaaaaaaattatttatctaaaTGGATCAGATGTTTTCATAAAAACTAATTGTTGTCACAAATTCGGACTACTAAAAACCTCAACTTTTATATATCTATCGTCATATTCATTTAGCACCGTGAATATAACGTAtcttaagattttaaaaaaagttgaCTTACCTATACTTTAAATCGATATTTTGTCTAAACTATTATTGTTATTTCTAgttatataaaaacaaaaatttgtgtgagacggtctcaattgtcatattttgtgagacatatatcttatttgtgtcatccatgaaaaaaattactttttatactaagtgGGAAATGTCGTGAAGCTTCTGCCCGGGCGCAAATTTATTGCCGCCCGGGCGCGATtcttttatcaaaaaattttgaGTTGCCGTGAggtgtccgcccgggcggatattTATATGCGCCCGAGCGCGCcccttcaaaatttttttttaagccGCGAGTCATCtccccgggcggaaacttaggtccgcccgggcggatcgCGTAGATTTAAAATCCTGCAACCTTCTTTTCTTCTCCCCATTCGTAACCTAGTCGCCCCCACTCGAATTTTCGCCCCTTCAATCTCAATCTCACTCGAATCACCTATTTGGTGCACATTTCAGGTACATTCTTGCATCTCCGCCTTCACCGAGCGTCAAGAAGCGATTTCTCCGGTCAAGAACTCAACTTTCCGGCCACCCCTGCGAAATCTCCGGTCACCTTAGCGACTTCCCGACCGCCGCTGCCCTCTTTCGGCCACCACTGACTTCCGTCACCACCCTCCTACTCCGGGATTATTGTTCTTCAGAAATCATCATCAACGATGGCACCTAAAAAAGCTTGGGTAAGTCACGGTGCTTCTTCTTCGTCATCTCGTACTTCCCAATTATTTGTGAATACTGCAGCTAGGGAACGATATGAGCATGCGAAAATACATCGCGCTCCGATTCGGGAGCGAGGTGTCCAGCTTGAGCAGAATATTCTTATTATTAGACAAACTGCGAGTAGAGGATGGGGTAAATTTTGTTCGCAACCGCAAGCCGCAGTGGCACCAGTGGTGCGAGAATTTTACGCCAATGCGTCTGAGCGGAGCGATAGCAAGGCGCTTGTGAGAGGAAAATTGGTTGATTTTAGTTCAACAAAAATTAATAGGGTGCTTGAGACACCGGCGGTGGACGATTCGTTGTATACGGCATGGGCGGCAGAACCCGATTTCGAGTTGATGATGCGCCGCATCTGCTATCCGGGGTCTCCGTGGAAGACACCTGGATCGCACACCTGTTTCGCTGAAAAATATCTGCTAGTCCCGGCTGCGATGTGGTATGCTTTTCTGACCACACGATTGATGCCAGTCGGGCACTCGAGTGACGTCCAGAGGGAAAGGGCAGTGTTGATATATGCACTGATCACACATATGCCGCTCAACGCGGGAAAAATCATTCATTCACAGATCCAGCTGAGCATCCATAATCCAAATGTGGCGTTATTCTTTCCCCATGTTATCACCGAACTATGTGCGAGCGCTGGGGTGATTTTTCAGGACGACGAGGAGTGGCTGCCACCGACCAAGGCCCATCGATGACGCCAGCTGGCTACAGAAGACCGCAGTACGGCGGAAGGCGTTCCCTCAGTTTGGCCCTATCTGGGACAGTTTGACTTTTGATCCACTGCCAGAGCAGCCTCCACCACCGGCCCCGCGACCTAGACGTCGCCTTCTGCATGAGAGGATGGATGAATTTGCTGCATTTGCTGATCATCAGCTCCAGTGGCAGGCTGTGAGTCAGACTTATCAGATCGCCACTGACGCCATGCTACGTCTGTCTCTGAGCCACAGTGGTATCAACCCGGCCCTTATGCCGCCCCCTATGCCAGCTTTCCCGCCGCCGTTCCATTTTCATTACGCCGATGCACCAGAGCCGGACGCTGGCATCGTTCCCCCGGAGACGCACGAGGAGGAGGATCAGTGAGATGGGAGTCACTTCTATCCCTTCTTTTCTTTATTGCATTTCgtttcgttcagtttatttattttcgtttatCGTGCATGCTTAAGGTATACTGCATTCATTTTGTTGTTCCTATCTGTCTCTTTTTCTATCGTCTGCTGCATTGGGGACACTGCTCGACTTTAGTATTGGGGGGTGGATGGGTGTTGTGTCGTCTTTGTCGTGTTGATGCTTTGTTCATATTGTTCGTTGGCATGTAGTTTTAGTTGTTTTGCATATGTTTGTGTGTCAGCCGACAGTATTCGATATAGTACTTATTAGCCAAGGATGATTAAGAAGTGATGAGACATGCCTTGTTGATCGTGTAATCGCATTTTTTTAGCACGTACTGTGGTAGAGACATGAAGTTTTATTTCGAGTATTGAACTCTTTTTACACGAATGTTAGAACTAAAAGCATGCATGACAAGATGGTGAAAATTTTAAACTAAAGTGGGGAACAAAGATGTTTGAAGGTGTGAATTGAGCTTGAATATATTCTCTTGAATCGAGGTATCTATCagcaacacaaaaaaaaaaaaaaaagagaaagttggagatgtaaggtgaataaaggaatgaaatcctattcctggctaaagttggagatgtaaggtgctgtggagccgaataaaggaatgaaatcctattcctggctaaaaATGCAAAACACATGGATTTGAATCTGAAATGAAAAGTTCAAATATAGTCCTTTCATTACTGTATTCTTATTCagaaaaaaagaaacaaaagaGAAAAATAGTTGCTGGTGATTACTGAGTGCAGAGGAATAGAGAAGAGTAAGATTTACACTAACAGACTGATTTAAATATCTGACAATGGTTGAAAATGAAACCCTCTATCATTTGTGATGCTAGGActaacaacacacacacacgttcagGCTTTATTTGAAACGATGTCTAGACCAAGGGAAGTGCGAAGAATTGTGTTGTTACATTGATCGACAAGGAAATATATTGAGTTTCGCTAAGGCTAGTTGATGACTATGAATTCAATGTCGAGCTACTTTGTGTAATATTTCATTTTGTCTTGTCACCtgttttgctcgagggcgagcaaaaggttagtattggGGGGTTGATATAgggggattttacttgtttttcatatcatgttatgtcacattgtgttgcatttatcgtttagattgcatgcattttgtcacattttagaataaattatgttttattgttaCTCATGTATCTCGTTGGTGAAAATGCAGGAGATTCGTACAAAACTGAAGAAAAAGAGAATTTTTGCGAAGGACTTCTGCCCGGGCGCacataaatgtccgcccgggcgcttgaGAGCTTGAAAAAATCAATTTGTGCGAAAGCTATGCGCCCgagcggaaacttatgtccgtcCGGGCGCGccaaagaagaaagaaaaaagaaaatatgcgaagaccatccgcccgggcggaaacttatgtccgcccgggcgcgctcgtaaatttggaaaaaattctGGACGATTCCATTCCTTATTTTCTAAAGGTGGATGATATGGTAAGGGGATTTGGACGTTTTTAGATGCATTCAGACTTCATTGAGCAGCCGCCGCAAGCTTTGGAGAGGATTTttgcgcttggattgaagattcgaagCTTTCCGGGCGTCGTTCTTCGCAATTTTCGTCAattctagtatttctaatttagtTTTTCTCTCttaaacattgttgtgtttatttccactatgaattctagtagctaaaccTTAATATtctttgggatttaaggggatcctgccccaaactttgatttaaattaattcacatatcaatttctgatgtattcttgattatactattgttttatcgtgttgttaaagcgtagctaactttaataacaattttatattgcgagtgagttcgagagaataacttgtgataggaacgagtagtataatccgtggatctacaatttacatagatatatgaaattggatacgcgccgatagttatagtcctaagggtcgaaaacttgggggtttcatagatcgacatgAAATTCActattgataaataattaaagacatttaattacttcattgagtagaattagtttggcatagctcgagagagtgtgttcaattgaataggaaatcccgtcggaagcatataatcattattgaacgaattaattaattaacgaggggtaggtgaaccgatattcccaacaaattcatttctcataaATTTTTAATCAACTATTTTTTGATGTtatatttcattattccattcttgaatatttttatttgcatgtttatttgattataGTATAATAAAACAACCAATCGATTTTCggtgctaaagatttaataactgaaaataataattgttaaatacagtattcagtggaacgatactcgtactcatgtacattatactattacttgacatcgtgcacttgcgataaattttgagcatacaaaaccatatttttattaaggatttaacagtgcaagttttgctcgaccAGTGGTCATTTGTCTATGACTGCACTATACGATCATTGCATATCTAACCTTGTTAGTGATGATACTTTAGAAGTAGATGTTGTGAAATATACCCGTTGTGTAGCGTTAATGATTATTGAAGGAATAATGTTCCTTGACTATCAAGGAGGGTCTGCTAGACTAATATTTTTGCAACTGCTACGGGATATTGATAACGTCAAGTCTTATAGTTGGGGTAGTGCAGTTTTAGTATTTCTATACCGTGAGTTGTGTAACGCGTCACGTATAGAGAAGACTACAATGGCTGGACCTTTATATATCCTGCAGGTATAATTAATGTAATGTGATTATTTAACACaatgtttttgttaattttgttgatctatttttattattatatgcaGATATGGGCATGGAGTAGGATTAAATGTGTTAACCCCGACCGAGATGGGTTAACATTAGTTGTACCTCCCATTGATCCAGATGCTATTATTCCAATTTCTCCATATGGTgcacggtaatatttaaaaattattgtgttaatatcaaatttatctcttataattttttgatatataattatttttgttaaattGTAGGTGAAAAATTGGATTTAGCTACACACATTCGCCAACACATTCTGTAAGAATTATAAGGGATTCTCTAGATCGTATGAATCATAATGAGGTATTatacaattttaatatttaatagtgATTAAATGAagttatttttgttttcatcaaatgaatttttaatttgaacatttctttttttttttttacagtttAATTGGATCGTTTACCAGAAAAATGACATAGATGTGAAGACGATTATTGATTCATATGACAACAAAATTTGGCGATGTGTTTGTCTCCTTATTTGCTTTGACATCGTGGAGATGCATCGTCCTAATCGGGTGATGCGACAATTCCCAAGACGAAAAAAACATAAGTGACGTCCATGTCCTccaatttgttttttttctttgttcCGTGCTCATCTGCGAACAGtacattaaaaataaagaatCACAAACTATAGTACATGCAATTTCTCAAACGTACAGTAATTAACAAGGAAAAGCATGAGATCACATACCTCATTCAGCTATCATCTTGAATCGTTGCTCACGACTCATCCTCATCATTTTCTGGTGGTGGCACTCCCGATTCATCCCCTTGCTGCTGATAGTCATACTGAAAATGGAACGGAGGAATGAACGACGGAGGTGGAGGGATGGTCCCTGGGTCAACACCCCTGTGGATTAGCATTGTGTGCATCATGCACTCGACATAGGCGAAATGTTCATTGTAGTTCAAGTTGACTTGTTCCTGATGAGCCATGAAGGCAAGAGCCTCATCTAGTTTGTCGTTTTGGGACCGCCTGTGCGGTTGTGGGCGGCGCGGGGCGGCGGTGCTTGATCCACCTGTATCTCCCGCATGCATCCGCAATTCCGCCTGTCGTTTCGCGTATTTCCGCTGCAAGTCTTGTCCACAAATGGGCTTCATTGGTTGCAGCCACTCCTCATCATCACGGAATACAACCCCTGCCATCGcacacaactctgatatgatAGTCGAAAAGAAAAGTCCGATGTGTCTATTATGAACGCTCATCGTTATTTGAGAATTGATTAGCTTTCCCACGTTGATGTTGTAACCCTGACATAACGCATATAGCACCACGACCCGCTCCTTTTGTACTTCACTCTTGTGTGAGACCGACATCATTCTCTTTCCCAAAAACAAATACCAAGGGGCATTATCGGCCGTCAGATATATTTCTCATCAAAACAACTCGGTGACCCCCTACTGGTTTCCAGATAGCCCCTGGATGACACAAGGTGTCGATTATCACAGCGTAGTCAGGGTCAGCAACCAAAGCTTGGAAGGCGGAATCATCGACCTCGGGCGTTTCTAAAAATGCATTTATTGTACCCGAATCAAACGACACAAGTTTACCCGAACAAAGGCCTTGTCGTCCGTCCTCTCACCCGCATTTGCATAAAATTCTCGCACCACCGATACCACCGCCGCTCTCGGTTGAGCTCCGAATTTTGCCCATCCCCGCCTCTCCAACCCCACAAGAGGCCCTATGTATCGATCTTCAAATTGTCTACGAAATCCATGCTCAATAATCGGGTTTCTATGAATCTTGACATGGTCATACTTAGCACGAGCCGCCTCACTCACAAATCGAGTGCTATTGAAAGAAGAAGAGGAAAAGTTGGGATTACCTTTCACCTTCTTGGGAGTCATGTTGGAGAAGATGACCGGAGTGTTGAAGTATGATTTTCAAGGGAGTGTTGgagaaaaaattttaagaaaGAGAGAGGAGAGTTATGGAGTTGAAATTTTGTGTGGGGAATGAGATAAGGATAAGGGGGGaaggaaagaaaaataaaataaaagggaGGGGAGGTTGCACtgctcgcgctcgagcggtagaaatCTACCGCTCGAGCGTGAGTTGCGCTGGAATTTTTCCTGCGCACCTCGCCTCGCGCCCGAGCAGTAATTTGTTACCGCTCGGGCTCGAGCGGTATGCCGggctaccgctcgggcgcgaacgGTGCGCTGGAATATTTAGTGCTTTCTTCCGCTCGAGTGCGTGCGGTGCGCTGGAATATCCAGCGCaactcgcgctcgagcggtagaaagCACTAACTTTAcgattgaaattttttttctcctttttaataaataaaaaccaatttatttttaaaatatcaaagcGTTATTACAATTTAACAAAATACATCATCGATTTTTGTCTCTCTCTAACTACCGATCTGTCCATCTCATTTCTCATTCGAGTCGTTCTGTCCCTACAAACTCTTCTTCTTTCACGTCTAACCAGGTTGTGGTGCAACTCGAAAGTTGGAGGATCCCAGTATCGCTCATCTGCAAGAGGTTGAAATATGTCCTCGTACGTTGCTAAGTACTCAGCTATGTTATACCATGATTGCACAAGTGTTGTCGGATCTAAGGAGTGCCACTTAGCGGTGCAAATAGCATGGGAACATGGGATACCAAAAATCGTCCATTTACCACATGAACAATCACTCGTTGATAACTTCACCACCTGCATATGTTGGCCACGACTTGGTCTTCCAACAGTTGCAACCGAAGCATTTTGCTCACGTACATCATATTTGGCAACACGATGTTCACTAGATTTTCTCGCCCATTTCTCATACTTCTGACATGCATA
The sequence above is a segment of the Primulina tabacum isolate GXHZ01 chromosome 6, ASM2559414v2, whole genome shotgun sequence genome. Coding sequences within it:
- the LOC142548052 gene encoding serine/threonine-protein phosphatase 7 long form homolog — protein: MTALYDHCISNLVSDDTLEVDVVKYTRCVALMIIEGIMFLDYQGGSARLIFLQLLRDIDNVKSYSWGSAVLVFLYRELCNASRIEKTTMAGPLYILQIWAWSRIKCVNPDRDGLTLVVPPIDPDAIIPISPYGAR
- the LOC142549991 gene encoding uncharacterized protein LOC142549991; this translates as MLSIGEHDSGSGADQIGNLQRAGATRWSSHYDSVKSLIGMYTATCKVFEVLSDHSPNGRAKAEVRGIYRNMASFEFVFILHLMHKIMITTDALCQILQRKSQDILTAITFVTTTKTSLQEFRECGWNEFLHEVKVFCSRNEIDVPDLDCLYKIGRSCRQTTIEHHYHFDVFNAAIDFILMELNTRFNESSVELLSLSTALDPKNSFDSFNSDDICKLATKFYPGDFTDQEIVALEYELIHYKLDVMQNLKISTLVELCQQLTESGRSNVYVMLTRLIHLVLTLPVSTSTIERGFSAMKHVKTTLRNKMEDEFLADCLTLY
- the LOC142549993 gene encoding uncharacterized protein LOC142549993 → MHAQSKEEKEKNRLRLSTSFVAVHWLALQGCAFRGNDESLSSANRGNFLELVKAFAKMNTEIDEVVLENAPKNTQYIAPEIQKEILHIMANKVQQMVREEVGDKYFCILVDEARDISKREQMTIILRFVNNHGILKERFFAIKSVSDTTSMNLKNEISNVLVHHDLHVKKIRGRGYDGASNMRGAWNGLQALFLKDCPYAYYVYCFAHRLQVTLVSAAKDVSVI